A window of Hordeum vulgare subsp. vulgare chromosome 5H, MorexV3_pseudomolecules_assembly, whole genome shotgun sequence genomic DNA:
cttcaacggaatcattttcgatcaccgctccatccgagaatttggcgacgtaacggctatttgaaatatccgggaataagagcagttcaaatgaattagaagttacgggaaaatgtgctgagaactcactcgatatacggccgcacttctattagattgttgaagatatacaacgaaatgttctgccattcttcgacatccaacgttattggttttgaagcaccggctggtgcgagcttccctttgagtaggctgaggttggacccaccttttttagggtctgcatcattgtgtcgaggcttcggattatgcaaatgatgatttttggcttcgtagtgtgctgtcacaaagtttgccacctccttagtaatgaatgcatcagccattgatgcttcaattctacgcttatttttacatttagctcgaagggtcttctgcatcctctcagttgcatagcaccaacgatcttgcacgggcccaccaaatcttgcctcggtcggtagatataaaatgaaatgctgcattggattaaagaagcccggtggaaagatcttctctaacttgcacaacaactctggtgcaaactcctccatgtcttctaccacgccaggcgacaattctttcacacaaagaacacggaagaaatagctcagctctgcctgtactagccattcatcctcaggaataaagccacgtaacatcaccggcattacccgctctagccatatgtgccaatcatgactcttgagaccaaagatttttaattttccaagactcgctcccctctttagattcgctgcatacccatcggggaacatcaagtgcattttgacccacaagataatttccctcataactggccttccaagattgaaccgggcctttggcttcgaccacttctgctttcctttgccttctcgcatgttttgtaatggtctatgacatagtgtctcttgatcgactttagccttaatattatcctttgtcttcccatctatgtcgaacaatgtaccaaaaatagcctctccgatattattttcagtgtgcatcatgtcgatattgtgtggaagaaggaggtctttgaagtaaggcagatcccagaagcatggcttgtgagtccaggcgtgttttgaattataccccttgaaataccctggacactctggatcaggcttgagggcgtttaactgatccaggaactgttggcctgtgaacgcaggtggtgccaagtttttgacaactttacctttggtaaagttcttcttgtcttttctgaaatgatggtcaggatccaggaactgtctatgcaagtcaaagcaagaatacttccgaccctcctgcaaccaatgaaaccgaagagctgccttgcattgggggcacgggaaccttccatgcacacaccatccagagaatagcgcatacgctggcaggtcatgcatagagtacatgtaccacacattaattttgaagttttcttttctagcggcatcgtatgtcttgaccccattatcccaagcttcttccaattcatccttaagcggttgcaggtacacattcatattcttccccagataattgggccctggaattatcaatgtcagaaatatgttctttctttgcataatctgcccgggggggagattgagtggaatgacaaatacaggccaacaactgtattgggttgccgtcatgctgaagggattaaaaccatccgtggcggcgcagactcgaggattccttggagctgccgctttatcctgatgcaatccatcgaaatgtttccacgcttccccatccgatgtgtgtaccatcatcttattcccatccgcatctagttcggttcttttgcccaatttgtgccatgtcatttgtctggctgtctcttcgaccatgaaaagacgttgaagtcttggtacgattggcatataccaaagaacactaactgcgattttggtctgcctcttctcacccataccgttgtctaccacaagatacctgcaagactcgcaattgggacaatagtccaagtgtgcatactccttcctaaataagacacatcctttctcacatgcatctatcttctcatagggcatcttaagtacacgaagtattttgtccgactggtacaggtttgcaggcatgacatggcctttgggtaggaaacgtccgaatagtgtcatcatcgcgtcatagaattctcttcccaagttgaactgagccttcagagccattacttgtgcaattgcatccagctgacagagctcagtgtgctcatggagaggaccttttgaagactccaacatttcataaaaggcctttgtagattcctccatctcatcttccgaatcccgagcatcatcaaagtcttgcaccatgtcttcgatcccggtaccatgctcgtccgtgcaacgacggaccacctcagctcttttgcgttgtatagactcaccatgaaatgtccacaccgtataattaggcttaaaacccctcctctgcaagtgtttaatcattacagcctttgtcgtctttttatagttgtcgcatccaggacaggggcaatagtttctttcccggCCATTTGCTAtttggctttcacaaattcctttgtttttacaaaccattctttcgtcatctctttctgactagggtgaccggtatacatccacgcacgatcactgatcttgcgtagctactaaagacagaagaaatatatttatatataatttagcatttatattcatcggttaatcaggttcgccatttttattacgtccaggcaacctacacgctaataggtaaagataggtcgacccgagtatgtgtagattgggttcgttttcccatgctctgctccggatccaacgcaaaatttcggcagcacctcccagctgttcgcctgatacacgtctccgcaataaacaaagaggatgtgcatccggagaacaacagggaggcactgacgaaattccgcatcggatccagagcacaacaaacgggaaaatgaacccaatctacacatactcgggctgtccatggataatgttggacaatttgaaaggatggcggttataaatatgcaaagacatgcatatttatagatgtcgccctttcgtacgggagacgcatactggtcacgcatactgataaattaatttaattacctaaatctaggaagtttcatccggaaaccgacccatagtaaatgaaggggcgaggaggagatgacatgtgtactgacccacgaatgcaggggcagagctagtacaacgcacggggaggtcttcgcacagcagacctcacagcgaagagacaactgtcacatgtaaatccacccgatcaacagaaatatgctaattatgtcattttatagctaaatgggataatgatctcagtgttggggaaaataaggtaaggagaataataaagaggagaagaaagaggaggaggagaagaagaagaagaaatcaagaagaaggagaaggaggaggaggagaagaaggaggagaagaaggagaaggtatttttcttcttcttcttcttctcctcctcctcctcctcctatcctcttctcctcctcctcctcctctccttttctcctcctcatctcctcttcttctcctttcacgggaaatttcggcatgacatgtcccaattccaaatatcacgtgtccaaatcacatgtccacatatgacatgtccacttcaaattttcatataataggaagaacaatatagaacttgaagcaaaatgcaagagtcttttttgttcgcaatatttggaactagtggtaatcaattatgttttttttctttaaatagcctatatgaaacttgaagaaaaatttgcaacctaataagaattaacctaagtaacttaacctaagaacctaataaaaattaacctaagtaacttaactaaattaacctaaacaacttaaagtaagaacctaatagcaacaagaacctaataacaataacctaactaaattaacctaagtaactaaacttaactaaattacccttagcaaagaggcaaagagaggaaaggagggctggaggacttacaaggggctaggggagacgtcagcgacgaggtggagctcgggggaaatgccggcggcaaggtggaccaggggcacagagaggaggggcggtggtggagcagggggtcgcagggaagagggggcggtggtggagcagggcacGGAGAGgaaggggcggtggtggagcaggggcacgatggtggaggagggggttgcagggaggaggaggagcgagctccggcggcgagtcgcggggaggagggaggagggaggacaagCTCCGGCGGCGACGGAGGAAGAGAGTTGGGGGCTGTGGTGAGCCGtaatgggggagagagagggggtggggtgggggttgacgacgttaggtctagttgcctctttgtcgtctgcccccgacggcaaagtggtaacaggctgacggcaaagaggtggaccgttatgggttagagggcggtgtggggtgggttctttgccgtctgcgtgcatgtgctttgccgtcagctggcagacggcaaagaagcagcagatggcaaagatgatgtttgccatcagcctgctctttgtcgtcaggttttggatagctgatggcaaagagtgtctttgccatcagccagcagacggcaaagaagcagcagatggcaaattctctgaatcCAGTAGTGGTAGTCATAAGCGAGGGCAACAATTGCAGCTACATGCCTACTGTCAGACATGCAACTGCCCCCACCCCTCGATCTCACCACCCTCCGACAAAACGAAGGCCAATTGTAGTAGATGGCGACACTTAGAGTTGCATGCCTAGTCAACGGGTATGAGTTATCTAGGATAAAAAATATAATACTTTATGACCACACAAGCAATCAATGATTTCTTAACTTGGGTATGAAAGAAAACTAAATATATAATTGTACATGAATATAAAAAAACAATTACCAGGAAAAATGTATATGTAGATATATTAAGAGGATGTGGTCACAAAAGTTGAAAATGCACAAATTATGTTGACTAACAAACAAATTTCATTACATTTAGAAAATACACCATTTTGAAAACTAGATAGAAAAAATATACATAAATGCATTACTGCTGGAATTTCTACTTGAAAACTCAAAACTAACATAAACTCTACATTGACTAACAACAAATTATGTTGCCTTTAGAACAAAAGAATCATTTCCCCATTGAGACCACTAGAAACTATGCTTGAAACTACTAGACCTCCGAGCCAAAATAtaagatttgggggggggggggggggggtggtggtggtcttTGCTTGAAACTATTAGGAACTCTCGTTGAATAAAATATGTGATTGATCCATACTATTGGAGTTTCGTATAAATCCCGCCTAGATATATAGTAtagcaaaaaaaacacaaaaagggACACATCTGAGATATTCTATGTGCTTGAAAAAAGTATAGCGATATAGGACACAAAAAAGGGACATATGGGGATATCCTGTGCTAGAATGGGGAAATGGAAAATAAACCTTCCTGAGCTCTGCTGATCTAAACTACTTTTTTGATTATTGAAAAAGAAGAAACTACTAATCTCTACTTCGTCCAAACTACCGAAATCAAGAGAAACCCCTATAGCTTTAGCAATCCTCTTAAGAAAATTCCAACTATCACATCCACATTTACTTACAAAGCATCGGATGGATGTACAACTGGGAATGATATTAAAAAAAATAGGTAGGCGTTTTTTGCAGAAAAGGGGCCGTTAGAATTTAGAAAACAAtacgaaaataaaataaaaggaaaaataataaataagcacagatgaaataaaaaataaaataacagtaGAATAAAAAACCAAGAAAAACCGGGAcaaacacaaataaaaataaaataataaatcaAAAGCATACAAAAAGTGAAAAGAAGGGTGAAAAAAAAGAAGACAAAAGtaaagcaaaataaaaaagaaaagacaAAAGTAACAATTTCTGGTGTGCAAAAGAGAAGCCACCGTCACCCGCTTGTGTTGAGAAAAAAAAGCAAAAAGATACAGTGGAAACTCTGGTTGCAGCAGCAGAAAGCATAAAGCCCAGAAGCTAAGCAAATAAAGTTCCTCTCATTTCCACAGGCTCGTAACACGGGACCTCCTATTTGCCGCTAACTGCGGCAAAAAGGTGCAGCTTCAAGCAAAGAGGTGCAGCAAAGAGGTGCAGAAACGAGTAAACTGGGCGGCCTGCAATACATGCCTGCCATGTTACGATATTAATTTTTTTTTacaaagcttgtttgtttttaatTTACAAACTAATTTCGAAAATATGAAACATTTCCTAAATTTGTGAACAGAATTTATTAACTGTAGCATTTTCAGAAtatgtgaacaaatttggaaaacaGGAGCCTATATGGAAATTCCAAAGCATTTAAGAATTtgtcaacaaaaatgaaaaatgtgaacatttattcaatttgtgaacaaaatgggaaacatgaacatttttgtaaatatgtgaacaaatttcgaaatttaaaATATGTTTTGGGTTGTTGAACAAATTTACAAAGCAGGAACAATTTTttgaaattccagaacatttttttatttttgaacaaAATTACGAAACAGGAGCATTTTTCCTGCAAGTCTCATATAGATTTCATTTTTAGAATTTGACGAATTTTGTTtgaaaatcccgaacattttttgaaaatgcagaacatttttttcaaaatccaAAATATTCTTTGAAAATACAGATTCTTtctaaaaatccagaacatttcttaaaaaagaaaaaatagttttcgtatttgaagaacaattttttaaattcccaaatatattttgaaaatatagAACAGGTATTGAAAATCCAGAGTATTTTTTAAAAATCAAGAGCAGCCTttcaaaatccagaacatttttttaaaatccagaatattttttaaaaagaaaaaaaaatgaatttgaataacaatttttgaaaatcttaaatatattttaaaaatccAAACAGTTTTTGagacagaaacagaaaaaaaacatgAGCATATATGGAAATTCCAAAACATTTTAGAATTTGTGATAAGAAATGAAACATGTGAACATTTTgtgaatttgtgaacaaaattggaaacatgaatattttctaaataggtgaacaaatttcgaaattgaaAATATATTTTGGATTGTTGAACAAATTTACAAAaacaggaacaattttgaaattccagaacatttttatgcttttgaacGAAATAACGAAACGAGAGCATTTTTCTTGAAATTGCCATATTGATTTCATTTTTCGATTTTTTAGAACAATTTCTGAAAAccccgaacattttttgaaattgaaaaataaaaatagaaattcagaaaaaaatataaaaaataaaaagattttGTAAATTTGGAGAACAATTTTTTCAAATCCAGAACATTGTTTGATAAAGAAACAGAATTGAAAAAAAGAAGCAGAAAAGAATAAAGAATAAAGAAAACGAAAAACCCGGTTAAAGGAACCTTCTTAAATTTTCATAAAACCAGAAAAAATCGACTAGAAAtctctagaaggttcccaaaaccagaatcagttaaacgctctaatGAAACAGTTCAATCCAAACGATCGCTCCCTCGCCTGTGCGTTTGATCAACATTTTGACACAGAGAGAATTAAATAGGATTTTCCTCGTAACACCACCCAGCCCTCACACCACAGTGACAAAAAGACCACATGATGGAGCCAGCCTACACATGCACACGAATCGTGACATTCCTACATTGTATGGTAGAACATTGACCGAGACTTTTGAGTCGACCGAGATTTAGCGGCACTGATAAACATAAAGTTCTTCtaatcatcctcagaagacctcgAAATAAATAAGGACATGTATAATGACGCTATTTTAGAAGTGTTACataggataaatgatgaggtAGAGAAAAAAGAACTCGAAAAAAAACTTTACCTTCTCTTATTTAAAAGAAGACAAGAAGTGATCTCTTAGCACAATATGCCTCATCATGTTTTTAGAAATTGTCTCACCATGTTTTTAGGAATAACTAATTATATAAGATAAGGCTAAGAGATGACTCATTGTAAACTTTCTTTTTTATCATTTCTAAATTACATGCAAAATCTAAGATAAGATCATTTTATCAATCATTATAAATGCCCTAAAGCAAAATGCAAGCATCAATATTAAATCTGAAAATTAAGCTCTAATGAACGCAAGATCTTACTATTCTCTTACCCATCCAACTACATTTTGGTTCGTATGATGGCAGCCAGTAGAACACATAAATCATAGTGGTAGAAAAGGTAAATTTTGATTTTAGCTTTTACTCGTGTTATTTCTCGCAAAGTCTCGACATGTACACGAACCTTCACGTTCCTACATCATATGGTCATAACATTGATTGTGATTGAGATTTCGCAAAGTCTCGGTCGACTAAAATTTAGCAACACTGATAAACATAATGTTCTTGTAACCATCGTCAAAAAGGCCTGAAATAAATAAAACCAAATGAGCATAATGTTCTTCTAACCATCGTCAAAGGGGCTCGAAATAAATATAACAAAATACACTCATCAATGTCAAATTTGAAACTTAAACTCTAATGAACACATCATTATTGTCCTAACCATCCAACACATTGGTCCGTATAATGGCAGCCGTTAGAGCACATAAATCACAGTGGTAAGGCAAAGTTTGATTTTAGCTTTTACTCGTGCAGTTGCTCGCAAACAAATACAGAATTTCAGAAGAAAAACACATGGTGACCGATTAAGCTCGATCGACCAAGTAGAACGGCTGCAGCTGATGGCTGATGGCTAGCTACTACTCCTAGCTAGCCATCAGCTGCAGCCGTTCGCGCCGAACCCAATTTTCTGTCTAGCAACATCGTACACCACCGCGAGCGTCTTCTGCTGCGTATTCCCAATGATGCCGGCGTCCGCGCCGTCGCCGTTGGGCGCGAACGCCAGGCACGCCTGCGACACCTTCGCCACGTACAGCACCCCGCTGAAGTCGAGCCCCACGGCGGCGCCGCCGGCGAACACCAGCGCCACCGACGGTATGCGCACCGTCGTGTGCCCCGTGAAGTCGTAGCACGTGTCCAGGATGGACAGCGCGGGCGCCCTCTTGTACCCGTACCTGCCCATGGAGCGCGCGAACGCCGACCGGAGCGCGGCGTACACGCGCGGCGGCAGGCGGGTGATCACCGTCCCCGAGTCGATCACCGTGCCGGCGGCCGAGAATACGATGGGAGAGACCCTGACCGTCCGCCCGGCGACCTTGACGCCGACGAGGCGGACATAGTAGAAGGACGGACTGTCGTGGCGGGTCTCCATCGCAGTGAATCGTGCGTTCGCCGGCGCCGGCCCGCCGAGGGACAGGTACCCCGCGGCGCTCGGCGACGACGGGAGGCAGTAGGAGAACCCTGCTCCGTACTTGGACGCCGCTTGGGACGACAGAGACACCTTCTCGCGGCCGAGCCCCACGAGCCCGTCGGCCCTGCCGAACAGCCCGGTGTCCTGTTCGCCGCACCCGAAGACGAAGCCCGGGAGCACGTCGGACTGCGTCAGCGTAAGCGTGTCGCGCGCCAGGGCGCCGTCGGTCTGCGACTGGTCGCCGTACACGACCTCGTAGCGGCATTTCTTGTCCCTCGAGCAGCTCCGCGAGTCCAGCCCCTGGCACTCCGGCGAGGCACAGGGCACGGCGGAGTACGTCGAGGACCGGGCCGGGTCGAAGAGCGGGTCCTTCTGCTCGTAGCAGTCCGAGCACGGCGTGCACTGCACCCAGGACAGGTCGCTGCCGGTGTCGAACACCATCGTCATGTTCCTCGCCGGGGTGCCGAGGCCCACGGACACGACGTAGTTGCCGGTGCCGAGGGAGATGCCCCGCTGAGCCGGCAGGGTCACGCCCTTCGCGCCACGGGCTTGGTCCAACACCGGCGACGCCGCCGCGGCGATCTTGCGGTGTATGGAGTCGACCCTGGCCTGGTCGTCGTTCAGGAGCTCGGCGTGGGGCGGCGGGGCGCCGCGAGCCTGCAGCGGCGAGCACGGGCCCTGCCGGTGCACGACATTGAGGGCCGACGAGTTTGATGCCGATGCTGCAGGACAGCAGGAACGAAATTAGCTACTCTACTACTCAGTGATCTCATAACGTATagcaacaaaaatacttcacttgTACCCCTCTGTAAAAACTTCTATAACATGTTTTAGATCATTCGAGGCCTTTTTTAAGCTGCAGGAGTTTTCGGATTAATTTAGCGACACGAGACAACACGGTTCACATGATTTCTATAATCATTTATTTTGTCACATAAAACATATGACATCAACGGAATCTTTTCATTTTTTAGAATTAAAAATGTTTTATTACTTATATAAAAAACCCAATTAGAAATTTATTTTCACCATTAAACCCGTCTTGACAAGATCTTTAAAATTAGATCTCATATTGATATGTTTCAACGATTTTTTTGGGGGGCTATAAATTGCCACACGTTTACACTAAAGTTGTTATAGTGTTTATAATAAAGTTGTCACGACATGTTTCATCTAGTTTTTTCTTGCATATCTAAAGTTATCCTTGTATTTCAACTACTTTTCACAGGAATTTTTATTATTTTGCCCTGGCAAATTTTAGTAAGTAACTATGACAAATTTAATTCATGAATCATGATAACTTTTGATAATTCATCATGGCAAATTGAATTTATAGATCATAGCAattctaatattatgaacattaaAAACATTTTTTGTATGAAACATGACAAATTTTAGTGCATGTAGTATGGTAAATTTAAGTAATTCATCATGGCAGTTTTAATTTATGATTCATGGCGAATTTGAGCCAGTGACCATGCATTTTTTAAATAACTAACGACATATTTCTTTTTTACTTATGAACCATGttaaaattatttcatggatcatgAATTTTTTAACTCATCATGGCAAGTTTAGTTGttaatttccttttctataacatGTCAAAGTTTAttttaaacatagaagaaaaagtAGTAAAAATGTAATGGCAACTTCAGTGTAATCATAATGGTAATTTATGTGCAATACACATGCCAACTTTTAGCCAAAAAAACTCGTCAAAACATATCAATATGAGACCTAGTTTCGAAGATATCGTCGAGACGGATTTATTGGTGAAAACGGTTTTTCAGTCAGAGTTTTTATTTAacagataaaacattttaaaaactaaaaacacAAAAGATTTATATTGACATCATCAGTTTCATCACTTATGCATGCATACGGTGACGTGACGCAACCTGTATTGATTGAACGTATGAGCTATTGTTAGCCCTACCACACGTGTGAACATTATCACAACCCTAATTTAGACAGGTGCATTGTTTAGAGATAAATTGACCATTCCGTTCACAAGGAACAAGCGACCAAGTTGGCATCGTTTGAGGCTTTGACTCATTGAGACTAATGCGTCCTTTTTGATTTTCTTGACTAGATGGCCTGTGTCAGCTCATGCGGTTACCTATAATTGTCGACTAGGTGTACAAGTGTACATCTAAATTTTGCAAGGAAacttgaataataataataataataataataataataataataataataataataataataataataatgagacAATATTGATGTTTTTATTAATTAGATAGGGACAACATAGATCTACCACCCTATAAAATGTTAAGCCCAAATTCTTTGCTCAACTTGATAAATAAATGAAACAACACAGAATTTGAATAGTACTTCCATTATAAACATTTTTTAGTGACATAAAATGTCTTTTAAAATTTTAGGGAGGTTGTATCAAATTGGAACCCACCACAGATTGGGTGGCTTTACCCTCAGCCCACTGGAGATAAACCCACATTTGAGTCCTACATGTGTCATCAAGGGGTGCTATTCTTTTTCACACAGGCAATGTTTAGATTGATTTCGGGACGTCCGTCATGAATTTACCAATTAACGCATTTTCTTAACCTTTTGGAATAAACCAAAAACAAGTTGATATCAAAATCCATTTATTTGAGTGTGTAGGATTTAAATGTTTCTTTTTCTCAACATTATTATTTTTGAACCAGTATGATATAGTATTTCCTTACATGTGGTGACATTATAATAATCTGTTTTCTCTACCCTAAATGTTAAACACATTGTTAATTAGACATGTTATGGCGAACCGAGTATACCTTGAATGGTTAAAGTCCTTGTAGTGGAAACAACCCATACAAAATTCATGTCCCGGTGCTCTCATTTTTCAGGTTTATTTCAAACTTGTTGCTCTTTTTGTACAGCGGGAGGAGATGCCCTAACAAGAACAAGGCGTTTGTGATGGATTCGTCAAACCGAAGATGTGATGCCGACTTAATATCTCGAATGTGCTTGTCAGGATAGGTGTGCATGTATATATTCATAGTGATAAGTGTATGTGCGTGTACAAAAATTTGGAAAATATAGCGGGACTATCTTCCGAAAGCGTGCACATGAAGCGTATATGTACGAAGGAAACCATGACACAACGGACGCACGTAGACATAGTAGTAGGTACGTACGTACCCTTGGACGCCGTGCAGGCCGCGGCCGGCAGCAGCGAGGCGACGCTGACGACGTGCCAGTCCTGATGGTCCGGGCGGCTCGTCCTCCTCTCCGCCGCATCAGGAGCCGACACGCAGGGGCCGACCAGGGCGGCGGCGATAAGAATAAGCCAGACCCTGAACGGAGCGCCTCGACGCAACGCGTCGGAAGCCATGCACAtaaagcttcttcttcttctcggcaACGGGCACGGGGCACAGCACAAGTGCACAGAGGCCGGCTTTCCCTAACCACTCTGTGTGTGATCTGAGCGAGCGACCGTGCACTCGACTCGATACGATCGGTTACCGCACGCCGCGTGCTTGCTTATATAGCGTTGGCTAAGCTAGCTAGATGTAGCCGTGCACCGGCCACCACCCGTACGTGCCGTGGCCGTGCGTGCGTGGAGAAAACCGGTGGGCGTCGAAGTCAGCAGGCACCACCCTGCCCGGCCTGCCCCAGACGTGGAGAAAGTTCGGTAGTGTGCCACCGCCAGCCGCAGCCAGAGCCAGAGCACGAGCCGGCCGGCACACCGTGCATGCCTCTACGTAGTCAAAGGCCAGACCAGAGCACGGCGAGCTGGGCGGGCCCCTGTCACCTCGGACGCGATCGCACGCACCGAGTAAACAAAAATATATGGTCGTCGTCGTCGAGATGTGCGGCTTTTCCCCTCGCACTCGTCGTCGTCCTTCCTTTCGCCCCGATTTGGGTTGCGATCTGCGGTGTTGGGCGTTGCTTTCGCCCACTACGGTTGAGACAGAGCCGACAGCAAGCAGTGGCGATGCACTGACTGACGGGAGGTGCATGTGTGATCATTCATGCGTTGCGTGGTGATGTTGAGATCGTTGCAAAGGAAAGGGACGGCGGTTTCTGAGTGTGCGGCGTC
This region includes:
- the LOC123398086 gene encoding aspartyl protease family protein At5g10770-like, which produces MCMASDALRRGAPFRVWLILIAAALVGPCVSAPDAAERRTSRPDHQDWHVVSVASLLPAAACTASKASASNSSALNVVHRQGPCSPLQARGAPPPHAELLNDDQARVDSIHRKIAAAASPVLDQARGAKGVTLPAQRGISLGTGNYVVSVGLGTPARNMTMVFDTGSDLSWVQCTPCSDCYEQKDPLFDPARSSTYSAVPCASPECQGLDSRSCSRDKKCRYEVVYGDQSQTDGALARDTLTLTQSDVLPGFVFGCGEQDTGLFGRADGLVGLGREKVSLSSQAASKYGAGFSYCLPSSPSAAGYLSLGGPAPANARFTAMETRHDSPSFYYVRLVGVKVAGRTVRVSPIVFSAAGTVIDSGTVITRLPPRVYAALRSAFARSMGRYGYKRAPALSILDTCYDFTGHTTVRIPSVALVFAGGAAVGLDFSGVLYVAKVSQACLAFAPNGDGADAGIIGNTQQKTLAVVYDVARQKIGFGANGCS